Within Spinacia oleracea cultivar Varoflay chromosome 4, BTI_SOV_V1, whole genome shotgun sequence, the genomic segment AGTACAACAGATCAGTACAAGACCTGATCAATATGGAATGAAAGAACAGATCAGTTTGTGAGTTCAGCACAAGAAGCAACGATCAGTCTATAGTTCAACAAAAGAAGCAGCAGATCAGTTTGTGAGTGTTCTGATCTGCTCGCAACAGAAATGAAAGAACAGATCAGAAGCAGCAACAGATCTGCAACATTAGATCAGAAGCAGCAGGAGATCAGTTTCACAACTGCTGTTCTGGTCTACTGTTGCTTCTGATCTGCACTCAACAAATCTGCCGCATTATTTCACAACAGATCTGCAGCATCAGTTCACAGCAGATCAGTTCACAACTGCTGTTCTGATATTCTCGCAAGTGACATGCTGGCAGCATTGAAACAAGGGGGAGGGATTGGTAATCACGGAGATACAATATGCTTACCATAGTATCGCTCCACATCAAGTCCTTTACACCCTCCGACACCTTACTCCATGTCTCCAAAATGGAAATCATGCGTAAACATAGTCCAACATGAGTCCCATACTTGAATCGCCACGTACCACAAGGTTGACCGTTAGCATCGTACTCGAGGTGCATGGGGCATGTAACTATTAGTGATTTTGTTGGGCCCctaccttttcttttcttttgaacgATTTTCAGCTTTCCACTTGTGTTACCTCGTTGAGCTTGACCTTGTGTAATTGTAGTTGGTGCATTGTCATTCTCCAGAATGGGGGGAGCTACATCCGCCATTGACTCAAATAGATCCATCCGTTCAAGCAACTCATCATGTGCCCGATCTTCAGGTTCACCCTTATCCTCCTCTCTCTCCGCATCATAATCTTTATCCTCATCACTACTAAAGTCCTTAAGATCATCGTCTAGCTCCTCATCAATCTGaaaatcatcatcatcctccatgATATAACGTACCTGaaattattcaaatgaaaattaGTTAATACAGTCAGAACAAGCGGATCAAGCAGTTCACAGGCATCATAAGAATATCAGAAAATGAATCGTTCTCACCTCATTTGGTCACCTCAGttgatcaagttatgcacatttaaggcacgttagttcattataggtcatattttgactaaaacggcttatttcgctcctaactttcaactaatgaacttaaataaaattttgaacCATGTACAGGTTTAATACACTTAGCAATATGTTTTAAAGACTCATTagcacacatttttctcaacttatgcacatttaaggctcgttagttcattataggtcatattttgactaaaacggcttatttcgctcctaactttcaactaatgaagttaaataaatattttgaaccatgtacatgtttaatacacttagcaatatgttttaaagactcattatcacccattttgctcaacttatgcacatttaaggctcgttagttcattataggtcaaattttgactaaaacggctcatttcgctcctaacttttaactaatgaacttaaataaatatttcaaaCCACGTACATGTTCAATACACTTAGCAAGatatttcaaagactcattatcacccattttgctcaacttatgcacatttaaggctcgttagttcattatagttcatattttgactaaaacgacttatttcgctcctaactttcaactaatgaacttaaataaatattttgaaccatttacatgtttaatacacttaactttatgtttcaaagactcattatcacccaTTTTGCTCAACTTATGCTTATTTAaggctcgttagttcattataattcatattttgcctaaagtATAACAATATTACCCAAAAAGAAGCAGTAGTAGAACATGAACTTTTCAAGATATAGAAAGCGAGAGAAAATCCGAGTGATCTTGCATGTCATAATTTTGTTTTTAGTACACGGCTAGTTAAACATTTGCAATgcatttgtaaaacattatagGAACAACTACAAGCCTACCAAAGCAAATAAAACAAAGTGAGAAAAAACAAGAGCTCAACATGAAAATAAACTCAAAACATCAAAAGGTTAATTCTGGTCAACTATGGCCACAATTGACAAACAATTCCAGTGCAACATATGATCTTCACCACCAATATGTCTTCTTCTCTCTTGCTTTGCTTCCCATCCTAGTTGCAGTAAGTAAACAAAACCTCAATCAATCTCATATAAAGAGGTAACTGAAAGTTAATCATGTGCGTAAGTTACAAAATGCGTTCAAACTTATACCTCGATTAAGAGTCATCAAGTATGCCTTCTGTGTGATCTACACGCATGTAATTTGTTGTGTCTACATCCTCTATCACAACGGTTCCAGGGCAAGTGAAAGGTGGGGTGTCCTCAAACGCATCATACTCTTGCTCATCCCCTACATCACCAATGCCAAGGATACTTCTTTTTCCCGGTAAAACAATTGACCAATTTTTATCAGCAGGATCAGTGACATAGAATACTTGCTTAGGTTGTGATGCAAATACAAATGGCTCCAAACTCTCACGCAAACGAGCCATATCTACGAGAGTGAAAGGGGGATTCCTATTCACGCAGCGCCGATTATTATCAACCCACTTACACTTAAAAAGACCCACGGTGAAGGTAGGGTAGTTAAGCTCCCATATTTCTTGAACTCGGCCATAAAATAACAACTTGGAATCAACCGGAGATTTATCCTTGGAACTTGCATACTGCGTAGAAGATGCTGCAAGTGAAACACCACTATTTTGCGTTGATAATGACTTTTCATCTTGTCGCTCTGTCCAAAATGTATACCCGTTGATATCATAACCTTCATATGAGTTTACACTGTCACGAGGACCATATGCAAGCCATTGGATCATGTTAGGGACACTGGCCAATTCAGCAGTCGGTAGATCCAGTATTCTTGACCTAAACCAAGGAACAAAGGTTTTATTATGGAGCTGCATCAATTCCCTCGCTCCTTTAGAAGGATTTTCAGACTTCAGTTCACTTAAATGCTCTGTCATATAAGGATTTACATCCGCAATGTGATGCAAAACATAAAAGTGTGCCTGTAAGAGCTTGTCATGTGGAGGTAAGATCAGTTTTGAGCCAATAGTACCCTTCCCTTGAAGTCTTCCCTCATGTCGAGATTTAGGAAGTCCGGTAGGTTCAGCACTAGCTACATACTCGGCCACAAAATTACCAACTTCAGCGCCGACAGTTCCTTGAATCATACTACCTTCTGGATGTGCAGGATTCCTTACATAATGGCTCAAAGTACCCATGCGCCTCTCAAAAGGGTAGCTCCACCTCAAAAACACCGGACCACACCATTTTATTTCTCGAACAAGGTGGATAACTAGATGAACCATTATATCAAACAATGAAGGtggaaaatacatttcaaattTGCATAATGTTTGAACCACATTTGCTTGAAGAGTATCAAGTATAGACGGATGGAGCACTTTGCTACATATGATATTGAAAAATTCACAAAGTTCCGTAATAGTGTCCCTCATATGCTTAGGCAATATCCCACGAATTGCAATCGGTAAGAATACTTGCATCATGACATGACAATCGTGGGATTTCATACTAGATAACTTCAACTCTCCATTTAAGGTCACAAATCTTTTCATGTTCGATGAATACCCTGATGGAACCTTAATACCATAAAAACACTCACAAAAAGCCCGCTTCTCTGCTTTAGACATCGTGTAACAAGCAGGGGGCAAATAATTCTTCTCAACACTTTCGTCTTTCTTCTCTTTCACTTTAGTCTTGCATTTTccttttccctttcccttttTGCTACTATTCCCTTTTTCCATCTCCTTCCTCTCCTTAGTGTCCTTCACCTGAAGCCACAATTCTGGTCGAAGCCCCTTAGATTCCAAGTACAATCGCACCCCCTTACTATCCTTTGTCACTTTCGGGATATTCATAAGTGTCCCAAGAATGGCttcacaaacatttttctctATGTGCATGACGTCCAGACAATGTCTAACATGTAGATCTTTCCAATATGCAAGTTTCCAAAAGACCGACTCTTTTTTCCAAAGTCCTCCTACCTCTGACCCTGAGCCTTTCATTGACTTACCGAAAATCGTCTCGATACCTTTCACTTGCTCATAAACCTCATAACCAGTCAGCAGCCTACGAGCTATTCCTTCTTCAACTTCCCTATTGAATGCAGCCTTCTTCTTACGATACGGGTGATCACGTCTTAGCAATCTTCGTGTGTGCAAGAAAACATGTTTATGATACTGAGGTAGCTATGTGTAACCGGTGTCCTCGATACAAATCGGGCATGCTTTTATTCCCTTGTTCTTATACCCAGATAAATTGCCGTAAGCCGGGAAATCATTGATGGTACAGAAAAGCATTGCACGCAATGTGAACATCTCATTAGCATGTGCATCATATACTGAAACTTCTTCGTCCCACATTTTTCTCAAATCCTCAATGAGTGGTTCAAGATagacatctatgtcatttccaaGTTGTTTTGGCCCCGAGATTAGAAGGGACAACATCATGTACTTGCGTTTCATGCACAACCAAGGAGGCAGGTTATAGATAACTAGAAGTACCGGCCATGTACTGTGTTGAGAGCTAAGAGTGCCAAATGGGTTCATCCCATCCGTACATAGTCCGAGCCTCAAATTTCGATTTTCGAGACCAAATGACTCATGTAACCTATTAATGTTCTTCCACTCAGGAGAATCAGCCGGATGCTTTAGCAAGCCATCTTTCTTTCTTCCGTCTGCATGCCACCTCAAATTCTTAGCATCTTTCTTTATTGAAAACAAGCGCTTGAATCTTGGTATTattggaagataccacaatACCTTAGCTGGAGGCCCTTTCTTATCCCCAACCCCCTTGCGCTTGTAACGCGACTTTCCGCACGTTGGACACGGATTAAAATTCGCATATTGTTTTcgatacaacacacaatcattcgGACAAGCATGTATCTTTTCGTACTCTAAACCAAAGGGACACATGAGTTTCTTAGCGTAATAGTTCGACTTGGGAACTGTATTGTCATCCGAGAACATATCAGTTAACTTCGCTAACAACTTAGTGAAACTACTATCAGTCCAATTTCCCTCCGTTTTAATACTATAGAGCTTTGACGTGCCGGTAAGTTTGGTGTACTTGGTACAACCAGGATACAATGGTTGTTCAGCAGCCTCAGACAAGAACTTAAAAATATTGGGTCGTTCACCCTTCACCCCTTGCATCATCTCATCCACATTATCTATATCATCATCAATATCAACTTCTTCATCATCGTCCTCACACTCCATGCTATGATCTTCCTCAGAAAAATAAATCTCATCTTCTTGTTCACGCATACCATTCTCACTTGAATTTCCTCTATATTTCCCCTCTTTACCGTGCCAAGCCCATACATGATATTGAGGCCTAAACCCACGACGGAAAATATGATCCCTAAGCAGTCGGGTACAACTAACCTTCTTCAAATTGCCACATTCAACACAATGGCAATAAAACTCACCCATTCCCAAACTATCACGATAGGTTACGGCAGAGTTACAAAATTCATCAACCCCTTTCACGAACTCCAACGTGTCACGATCACCATACATCCATGTACGGTCACTCTCCATCAAAAAGAACTATAATTGAACACATACAATCTTGTCACACATTTAAGCATATACACATGAAAGTTATTTTATGCATGCTGACGATGAGTATAATGCATGCTTTCCAAGGTCCTTATCACTCCAACCTAACCCATCCTTGGACGTCTAATCCCACTGGTGAATGCATGTTAACTTTTCGATtctatggaaaatccggcagcaTTTCCCTACAGTCCTCAAAGTACACGATGTAGGAAATTACTTAACTACATATGTACCCGAGAACAGCGTAGGGAAACGACGAGCCAAATATTCCATAGAATCAAAAAGAAGACATACATTCACCGCCTAAGTGAGATTAAACGTCCAAGAACAGTCCCAAACGGGGACTATTCATGACTTACTCCTAATGAGTAAGTCTTGAACAGGTATCTAGgcatatgatgatgatgatgatgcattAACTTTTACATACTTAATTaaatcatatttttttaatttccaaCAACCAACAATACCACACATATTCAAATTTCATACTTGTTAAAGAAACTCTTATACTTAAAGTAATACTAAATTAAATGTTAGAAATACATACCAATATTAACTACTATGAAAGGCGATATCTTTACTTTGTAGCTAGCTCCAAGTTGAATGAATCCCGATACAAAAATATGTATCtgtgacaaaaataataatacaagttAGCTCAGTAATTgacaaaaaatattaataagaGTAAATCTCGTCTAACAATTAGTTTATAAGtaataataatactccgtacttcaTCTCACAAgataataataaaatcaaacTAATTTCTAGCAAAAAATTAAGGATTAAATTataataatactccgtacttaGATTTTCTttgataattaaataattagtttttTGAGGTATCTAACAAAACAACTACTAACCAATTATACAAGACTAACAAATTCTCACTCAGTAATTCTCACTCAATTAAAGAATACTAACTAATTCTCACTCAATTAAACAATACTAACTCTCACGAATTATCACTCACTAATTCTCACTCAATTAAACAATACTAACTCACTAATTCTAACAACTGCTAACAATTAGTTTTTTTATTTCAGCACTTCTTTCTTTACTAATTCTCACTCACTTTCAGAAATTGAACAAGACTATAATTGATTAAacgaaattaataaataaacgaATTATAATTGATTAAGAAGGGTATAAGAAGAATACAaggtggaggtggaggaggAGCAGCTGCGACGCCGTGGAGGAGGAGCTGCGACGTCGTGGAGGAGGAGCTGCGACGCCGTGGAGGAGGAGCTGCGACGTCGTGGAGGAGGAGCTGCGACGCCGTGGAGGAGGGGAACAGCGCTGGCGATGGGTGAGGTAACAGCACCGGCGACgcgcgggggggggggggggggcagcaGTGAGGTATGTGCGGTGAGGTGTGTGGTTTTAGTCTTGCCCAGAGAGAAGAACCAGAGAGGAACCAGAgaggggaagagagagaagcGGGAAAATGAATTGCAGAAATTTGGTGAAGCAAAGACCTAAGGGAGGAGAAGCGGGAACTGGGAAAAAAATTAGGAAATACTTTGTGCGGGTTTTTagaaatgagcccgcacttgaactcaagtgctgccaattttctaaaatgtgcccgcacttgtgaaaatgtttttttctttttttttctctcaagtgctgccaatttattaAATGGCCCGCACTTGAAGAGAAGCACATgacgatttttcctctagtgaagtactgttgcattttcttgaaactcattgtaatcttgtatttgggaaatgatcttgaattttgtatgcaggtgcctcgggtgagagtgcgtcgctggatgctcttgattgattcctggaagaggtattgtgccaagctaacccagaagctttctggccgggacagagaggtgcatttcttgattttgaaatttgtattatgtataggagcgccgtcgaggccGCAGAGGTTCTGTTGATAGGGAGCCCCAGGGAGAGACTTTCTCgaggcaggagggaccgagcttggacctaggacaggggtccggtgctggtgctcgtCAGAGGCATTCGGATGCTGATCGGgaagcttccccttttgtacatgttgatcctaccaggcattcgtttaGAGGTGCAAGCAGTTCaaggccctttgttcctcctcccgattactacttcggagggagtggtcctcagccttggggtgcagattcatgggcttactatacggagatggagaggatgcatcaggctcagatgtttgcgccgtaccaattcatggcgatgccgccgccttatcagtatccttCTCCTCAACAGGGAGTTCATCTCTCTCCTGGcactcttcgtatctcggagcaggatcctagtacccctggaacagagctggatcgggatctggagtGCCTTAGGAGGCGAAACAGGGACAAGGAGCCTGTGGTGGACGTCACAGCTGATGATggctcagactgaccctgcatggtagcgagttccagcttgcctgggtggATTTTGTATATGCtggatttgtatttgtatggatttgtatggtttggaacttgaattttgtattgttgtatggctttgaacttgaattggtttggaaatttttgaagattggcttttgtataTTTGAATGTTTGATCTTGTATGCGCTGTGTGTACCTTGAAATTtttagctatatgcatgcatgataattttgcaaaaaatttgaaatttttttcccattttttcgggtgtatatacccactataagccctcACTTTGATTGAGGtcttttggttaggaaaagcgcaagtcaaagtatattcaacttttgctatgcatatgcagactcgacttatgACGCCCATCTAGGACTATAATGCTTGAACTTTGAATAATTTGAAaacgaaatctgcccgaagcgttgatccggactacTTGAATTTGCGcgacttgcggctttggaatcttgaataatggagttttgtactttgctgtccgaaacactaaagagtgtgtactcggagacATAAAAGAGgatggtggcctcgtccttcgctGCAAGCCCCTGCGCCTAGCGCATGACATGGCGCTTGGCGCCAGtgtgctgtcgtgcaagccgactcttgtataaatagggagtatttcggatcatttcttgcatcaatccttccctgctattccttgtatactgcttcctcacgaaaaagaagagagaaaatgcctatgtcctttgaaaatgccttgaactcgtggcttggttcgctaggcacaTTGGAGAAAAgagagcttgatggcatgcatcttggggtgctcgcctccttccggtttgtaaagatggatgtgcacttcattcttgctgctttggaggcttggaatccgaatcatcatgtcttccgctttgggaataatgaggtatgtcccctccctgaagagtttagcgccatattggggtggcccattatgctggagccatgcatgcccagtgttgaagaacactttttcttgggctttgagagatatttgggcttgaagcccccacttttgagtgctgttgtatatggcagaggggtggatttgtccctccttgtcacttactttgctgggcttgatgttcccaaagttttccgcttgagggccttgagtttttatatctttgctcgcttcctctctTCGatgcaggggtttggcaatggtgatgcctccttaatagaaattgtagggcagtttgctaatggtcgggacccaatgccgctcgtgatcagcgaaacattgatgggccttgacttgctgaagtcggacccctcttctctgccatcgggaagtccggtattactccaagtaaggatctggagcattcttgtattttgaattcgtacttgtatttgaattttgaattttgaaatgcatttCTTGTACACTCCctaaggtttggcttatggagaggctcatgctggtggcaccaccgcagaacatggaaagctataatagaaaagggttcaccgtgcggcccatggggtatggccgactttcattggacgagtggcgaagcgcactctctgggattgaatcttgtataatgtgggtagttccttggtggggaattactgccatgagacatgcccctgattctactgctttgagggtgcgaagcctcacaatgctggtcttctactcgcctgctcgagtgatgagacagtatggcttaaaacaggagatcccggactgcgctgaagagaacccgaaacctgttgcgttGAATgccaatcgacttgaagtttggaggcggtattgggtcgccaaaccattcctgagtatccagttcccacctgagtctgTTACTCTGTCTGTGGGGTACATtatatggatgagaggcctaagctagagggacatttctctctccagaCCAGCTATAGTccaaggttctagagctagacgtcctacATCAACTGACTacgaggaaggtgacgggagtgtggcccattcggtgcttgaccgttcagagtccaaaggaggttcgtcgtgcTACCGTATTGAaaggctagcaagttccttctcccgccgcttgggcaaggggaagattgatgattgattgcgggaggatctaggggatagtactcaaggtgccaagactcgagagcatagtcgcccgaccctagatctttgtaggctaaatgtgtttgaaattgtattggaaggaattttgtttagaatgtgtttggaagatgtgtttagaaaatgtgattaggaagtgaaaaggctttgaacttttcttCACTTGAtcttgactttgtatttgaattagctttgagggccttagagccaaataaagagttattgtgttaaattccgcttgaacatgctttgctttgaattggcacatttggaataaagacaacaacaattgagttttgaaatttgatttgatttttaggatgcccttaattgagcaaattttgaattttttttttattaaagtggcctggcctcgaaatgaggttggctacgtgtcccgttagggaatcaggccggacgtagttctgactaccttactggactttgaattggattcttgaatttgaatatggaacttagacatagaacttcttgagttgatcgaggtttgtcagagatctaaattctgttccatcgatgtctgttagttcgactgctcccccggagaggattttcttgacaatgtatgggcctgccctgttgggtttgaattttcccatTGGGTCCacggtgcttttgcgaagggatttcaggacaagctcgccttccttgatgtttcgggttctgaccctcttgttgaaatgtctggcaactcggcgctgatagacttgtacatggtgagcggcttgaagtcgacgctcatcgagcatgactagctcgttatatcttgcttgtacccatgcagcttatgggatttttctttcgaggaatatcgttagagaaggtatctccagctcgataggttgtactgactccattccatagaccaatgaaaatatGGTTGCACCacttgaagtgcgaattgaagtttgatacccccacaatgcgaaatgcagcttctggggccagtccttgtaattggtagtcattttcaggCTGATgctcttgacattcttgttggctgcttcgactgccccattggtttgtgggcgataaggcgaagagagatgatgttgaatcttgtactcggtgaatagatcttcacactctccttgaaaatgggttccctggtcactgataaactcgtgaggaacgtcgtatctgcatatgatgttttcttgtatgaactgggccacttgcttggaacccaacactttgaatgatctggcctcggcccatttggtgaagtagtcgatggcaaccagtatgaactcatgacccccggtttcctgttggagtgactttgccaatgacgtcAAAACCCCAGggtgagaatggccacggtgatgattgagagtatagcaatgatgggggaatgtgcttcaaattcgcacacttttgtcaggtaggacatttcttgacaaagaagtggcaatcccgttcgagggtagtccagtagtatcgagccctgatgatcttgagggctagcatcttcTCGTtaatgtgggtgccacagactccagcatgtatgttgtccatgagtctttgagcttcgtgcttgtcaacacatcgaaggttaggaccgccaagggaccttttgtatagaataccGCCTTCAATGACGAAGTTGGCcgattgtagtcgtagagccctttgattcttgcttgaaaagtgcgggggaaactctgaattttgtagatacctatgaatgtctgtaaaccaaggttcatctctgtcttgctcgacgtcgtcaatagcatggacatatgctgcttcttgacgtgtttcaattgtaagcggcatttcggccatgccatttggaa encodes:
- the LOC130471765 gene encoding uncharacterized protein, with product MESDRTWMYGDRDTLEFVKGVDEFCNSAVTYRDSLGMGEFYCHCVECGNLKKVSCTRLLRDHIFRRGFRPQYHVWAWHGKEGKYRGNSSENGMREQEDEIYFSEEDHSMECEDDDEEVDIDDDIDNVDEMMQGVKGERPNIFKFLSEAAEQPLYPGCTKYTKLTGTSKLYSIKTEGNWTDSSFTKLLAKLTDMFSDDNTVPKSNYYAKKLMCPFGLEYEKIHACPNDCVLYRKQYANFNPCPTCGKSRYKRKGVGDKKGPPAKVLWYLPIIPRFKRLFSIKKDAKNLRWHADGRKKDGLLKHPADSPEWKNINRLHESFGLENRNLRLGLCTDGMNPFGTLSSQHSTWPVLLVIYNLPPWLCMKRKYMMLSLLISGPKQLGNDIDVYLEPLIEDLRKMWDEEVSVYDAHANEMFTLRAMLFCTINDFPAYGNLSGLLRRDHPYRKKKAAFNREVEEGIARRLLTGYEVYEQVKGIETIFGKSMKGSGSEVGGLWKKESVFWKLAYWKDLHVRHCLDVMHIEKNVCEAILGTLMNIPKVTKDSKGVRLYLESKGLRPELWLQVKDTKERKEMEKGNSSKKGKGKGKCKTKVKEKKDESVEKNYLPPACYTMSKAEKRAFCECFYGIKVPSGYSSNMKRFVTLNGELKLSSMKSHDCHVMMQVFLPIAIRGILPKHMRDTITELCEFFNIICSKVLHPSILDTLQANVVQTLCKFEMYFPPSLFDIMVHLVIHLVREIKWCGPVFLRWSYPFERRMGTLSHYVRNPAHPEGSMIQGTVGAEVGNFVAEYVASAEPTGLPKSRHEGRLQGKGTIGSKLILPPHDKLLQAHFYVLHHIADVNPYMTEHLSELKSENPSKGARELMQLHNKTFVPWFRSRILDLPTAELASVPNMIQWLAYGPRDSVNSYEGYDINGYTFWTERQDEKSLSTQNSGVSLAASSTQYASSKDKSPVDSKLLFYGRVQEIWELNYPTFTVGLFKCKWVDNNRRCVNRNPPFTLVDMARLRESLEPFVFASQPKQVFYVTDPADKNWSIVLPGKRSILGIGDVGDEQEYDAFEDTPPFTCPGTVVIEDVDTTNYMRVDHTEGILDDS